The Equus caballus isolate H_3958 breed thoroughbred chromosome 13, TB-T2T, whole genome shotgun sequence genome includes a window with the following:
- the GP2 gene encoding pancreatic secretory granule membrane major glycoprotein GP2: protein MASSCVLWLALASCILTLASTQQQISTSSNSYGPDLECGAPGTPEAQVCFDPCKNYTFLNESSRSSENTERGQICDSNLRGWYRFVGKGGVRMPETCVPVYRCQTDAPMWLEGTHPTLKQGIVKRTACAQWSGSCCLWKTEVEVKACPGGYHVYRLEGTPACALSYCTDPTTEEPNCGKDCYLEDFVNGTWNCVCRKVCDSSDDQSLQPQLDCGAKEITLTLDESLLKCLGLGDKVRAYLRDHNCSSIIQRGEKSSMSVTSPTQAGACGNILERNETHVIYKNTLFLTNDFIIRDNILINFQCAYPLDMNVSPETVLQPIVSNLTISVDGEGEFIVKMALFQDQNYTLPYEGDEVVLDVDSILYVGAILESGDTSRFKLLLRHCYATPTENRTDALKYFIIKNGCPNQEDSTIHVEQNGVSSESQFSVQLFKFAGDHDLVYLHCEFHLCDPLNETCKPSCSGNQLKSTEVVINSAQVLDLGPITQKRTSPEPVMSGAPTTAGFLVAWLMVLLPVLLAGLF from the exons ATGGCGAGCTCTTGCGTCCTGTGGCTGGCCTTGGCCTCCTGCATTCTGACCCTGGCATCTACACAGCAGCAAA TTTCCACCAGCAGCAACTCCTATGGACCCGACTTGGAGTGTGGAGCTCCCGGCACGCCAGAGGCCCAAGTCTGTTTTGACCCCTGCAAGAATTACACCTTCCTGAATGAATCTTCCCgaagctcagagaacacagaAAGAGGGCAGATATGTGACAGCAACCTGAGGGGCTGGTACCGTTTtgtgggaaaaggaggagtgaggaTGCCAGAGACCTGCGTCCCAGTGTACCGATGCCAGACGGACGCCCCCATGTGGCTGGAGGGGACCCACCCCACCCTCAAGCAGGGCATCGTCAAGCGCACTGCTTGTGCCCAGTGGAGCGGCAGCTGCTGCCTCTGGAAGACCGAGGTGGAGGTGAAGGCCTGCCCGGGTGGGTACCACGTGTACCGGTTGGAGGGCACCCCAGCGTGTGCGCTGAGCTATTGCACAG ACCCCACCACTGAGGAGCCCAATTGTGGGAAGGACTGTTACCTGGAGGATTTTGTCAACGGCACCTGGAACTGTGTCTGCAGAAAAGTCTGCGACAGCTCTG ATGACCAGAGTTTGCAGCCTCAGCTGGACTGTGGGGCCAAGGAGATCACGCTGACGCTGGACGAGAGTCTGCTGAAATGCCTGGGTTTGGGGGACAAGGTCAGAGCCTACCTGCGGGACCATAACTGCAGTAGCATCAtacaaagaggagagaagagctcCATGTCTGTGACCAGCCCTACTCAGGCTGGTGCCTGTGGAAACATTCTGGAG agaaatgaaacccATGTCATCTATAAAAACACTCTCTTCTTGACCAATGATTTCATCATCAGAGACAACATCCTCATCAACTTCCAGTGCGCCTACCCGCTAGACATGAATGTCAGCCCCGAAACTGTCCTGCAGCCCATTGTAAG CAACCTGACCATCAGTGTGGACGGGGAGGGAGAGTTCATTGTCAAGATGGCCCTCTTCCAAGACCAGAACTACACCTTGCCTTACGAAGGGGATGAAGTTGTGCTGGACGTTGACTCCATACTCTATGTGGGTGCCATCTTGGAGAGCGGGGACACCTCTCGGTTTAAGCTGCTGTTGAGGCACTGCTATGCCACGCCCACTGAAAACAGGACTGACGCTCTGAAATACTTCATCATCAAAAATGG CTGCCCAAATCAAGAAGATTCCACTATCCACGTGGAGCAgaatggagtatcctcagaaagcCAGTTCTCAGTTCAGCTGTTCAAGTTTGCTGGAGATCATGACCTGGTTTACCTGCATTGTGAGTTTCATCTCTGCGATCCCCTTAATGAAACGTGCAAGCCG TCTTGCTCAGGAAATCAACTCAAGAGTACAGAAGTGGTTATCAACTCAGCTCAGGTCCTCGATTTGGGACCCATCACTCAGAAAC GTACCTCGCCTGAACCTGTCATGAGCGGAGCCCCCACCACTGCAG GGTTCCTGGTGGCCTGGCTCATGGTCCTCCTGCCTGTCCTCCTGGCTGGGCTGTTCTGA